GCTCTTCACATCGATGACGACCCGGTCGAAGGAGCAGTGACCGGCGATCCTGGCGTTGACCACGAGACTCGTGGACGGTGCCGGGGACGTGGCGGCGGCAGAGGTCGATGCCGCGGTGCCGGCCAGCAGAAGTGCGCTCGCGGTGATGGCCATGAGGCGATGGCGGGTGTACATAACGCCCCCCTATGGGACGTCGGGGACTGGTGGTCACAGTATGAGACAAATGTGAGGGTCATACGGTTGCACGCTTTGGCCAATGATTCTCATGCACTGAAGTGCGACCGCCGACCTCGACGGTCGCCGGCATAGCCGCGGTCGGCCCAGACCCGGGTGATCTGCGGCTGGGGGAGGCGCGGCTGCCAGAACACGTCGCGGGCGGCGTCGGGGTCCACCCCTTCCAGGACGGCGTGCACATCCTGGGGCTTCTGCGGCATCGCCACCAGTACGAGAAAACCGCCACTTCCTACGAAGCGGCGGTCAAACTCGCGTCATTCCTGTTCTGGGAAAGATCCGTTCTCGAAGACGATTCTTAGAAGAGGCCCTTGTAGCCCTGCCGGCCGGTGGCGATGCGCGTGCGCGACCCGAACGATCCCTTGCCGTCCCCGGTGATGTCCTCGACGCCGACGACCACGTTGTAGGAGCCGCCCCAGGCGCCGAACAGCTTCACGCGCGCCCTGGAGGTGCCCTTGCCCGTCCCGTCGTACCGGTACAAGTTGTTCGCCGTGTCCTGGGCGAGCAGGTCACCGACGCCGTCGCCGTTCAGGTCCCCGGCCCCGACGACCTTCTTGTAGGTCTTCCAGCTGTCGTAGAGCTTCACCCGGGCGGAGAGCTTGCCCGTGCTGGTGCCCTTGTAGAGATAGACGGTCCCGGTCGAGGAGTTCCGCGCGATCAGGTCAGGTAGGCCGTCCTTGTCCACGTCACCGGGCGCGGTCAGCACGTCGTACTGGTTCCAGCCGGACGTTCCCAGCGAGGTGTATGGCGTCGACGGCTTCAGCGCGGCCCCGCAGCCTGGCTTCTAGGCACGCAGGGCACCGCTGCTCAGGCGTACCAGGACGTCGTTGCACCGGTCCCCGCTGAGGTCCCCGAACGGCACCGCCTTGATCGAGGTCGGCCAGCCGCTCACGCTCACCTTCCCGGAGAATGTGCCCTTGCCGGCGCTCTGCTGGAAGGTCAGCGTGCCCGCGGAGTTGAGGGTGAGGAGGTCGCCGAAGCCGTCGTCGCCCGCGTGGTCGCGGCGGACCGCCTAGTGCTGTGACCGTGTTGGTTCGCCGGGTTGGTCTGGCTGCGGTGGTGAGGGGGCGTCCGCCCCAGCGGATGCCTTTCTCGCTGCGGATGCGGGCGCGTTCCTTGCGTTCGGCGGCCAGGACGTCGCGATGGCGGGCGTTGGCGTTGCGCCAGCGCAGGTAGGCGTGCAGGGCCCGGGTCTGCACGATGTGGTTGGGGTGGTGGGAGTTGGCGATGGTGAACTGCCTCAGCGGGCCGAAGTGGGCCTCGATGGGGTTTGCCCAGGAGGCGTAGGTCGGGGTGAAGCACAGCTCGACCTTGTTCTTCTTCGCCCAGCGGCGGATGTCGGTGCCCTTGTGGGCGGACAGGTTGTCCATGATCACGTAGATCGGGGCGCCGTCCGGGCGGGCAGCGCGGATCGATTTCAGCGCGGCCAATGTGTTCATGGCGCCCTTCTTGCGGCGGTTCACGCCCCATAACGTGTCGTCGCCGACCGAGTAGCAGCCGTGGAAATACCGGACTCCGTGGGTGCGGTGGTAGGTGGCCGGCAGCCGGTCGGGCCGGGTCTGTTCGGCCCAGCAGTTGCCGCCGGTGGGCCGGATCCCGAGCGGGCCGAACTCGTCGAAGGCGAAGACCCGGTCCGGGAAGCGGTCCAGGACGTGCTCGATGCGGTCGAGCTTGGGGTCGCGCTCGGGGTCCGGGGACTCCTTCCAGGTCTTGGTGCGCTGGAAGGTGATGCCACGGCGGGCGAGCAGGCACCGTAATGCCTCGCGGCCGATGCGGATCACCCGGCCGTGGACTTTGCGCAGGTAGGCGACGAGCTTGCGCAGTGACCAGCGGGTGAAGGGCTGGCCGACCTTGACCGGGCGGGTGGTGGCCGTCGCGATGACGAAGTCCTCGTCGTCATCGCTGAGTTGGCGGGGACGGCCTCCCGCCCATTGAGGGTCCAGGCAGGCCAGGCCGATCTCGTTGAAGCGGTGGATCACATCCCGGACGGTGTCCTCGTCGGCCGCCACGAGTTGGGCGATCACCGGCACCCGGTTCCCGCCGGCCGAGGCCAGTAGCATCATCGCGCGCCGGTAGCGCACCGTGCTGGTGCTGCCGCGGCGCACGATCTGCTGCAGCTTCTGCCCCTCCTGGTCGGTCAGTCTGCGCACACGCACAGGCTCGGCCACCGCACCTCCAGCGATCGGATCGGACGTCACCGCACATCCAACCGCCACGACCACCAACCCGGCCAACCGATGCGGTCACAGCACT
This is a stretch of genomic DNA from Streptomyces sp. NBC_00285. It encodes these proteins:
- a CDS encoding FG-GAP repeat domain-containing protein, coding for MLTAPGDVDKDGLPDLIARNSSTGTVYLYKGTSTGKLSARVKLYDSWKTYKKVVGAGDLNGDGVGDLLAQDTANNLYRYDGTGKGTSRARVKLFGAWGGSYNVVVGVEDITGDGKGSFGSRTRIATGRQGYKGLF